Genomic DNA from uncultured Vibrio sp.:
ACGCTATTGAAGCTCGTAGTGATGCGATGGGCGGTGTTGGCACCGTATCTGCCAGTTACCTTACCGCGCCATTTTTTAACCCAGCTTTAGCTGCAATTTATCGCCGCAATGATGATGCGGGTATAATTGTGCCTAGCTTTGGGTTTAGCTTTGATGATCAATACGAGCTGATTGATGAAATTGACCGAATCAGTAAGCTCAATGATAGTACTGAAATTGAAAATGCGTTGGACGCTCTTGCCGTTGATAATCAAAAATTAAACTTCGATCTTGGCGGTGTCGTTGCTGTTGGTATCCCCAACAAATTTCTATCAGCAACGGTTTACGGAAAATTATACACAGAATCTTTCGTCCAACCACATATCGATACGTCTGGAGCAGAGCCGCTAGATAAAAGTTATGTGCAAGGTGTAAGTATTGGCGTCGCAGAAGCTGGTGTTTCATTAGCCAAATACACCAACTACATGGGGCAACACCTTTCTGTAGGTATCACACCGAAACTACAACGTATTTATACCTATTCATACGCGACGAGCTTTAACAACTTTGATGCAGCTGAATTACGTGAAAATGAAACAGCGGAAACCATGTTCAACTTGGATGCGGGCGGACTTTGGTTTTTTGGACCGTACCGTTTAGGCATTGCGGCAAAAAACTTAATCGGAAGAGATGTAGATACTAAATCGTTCCAGTATGACGGTGATCCTATCCAGTCTTATGAATATAGCATGAGACCGATTTACACCATTGGTGCAGGCATCGTTGCAGATTATTTTACTATGAGTGTCGACTACGACTTAAATGAAGAAAAACGCTTTTCAGCATTTGATGACAACACGCAAATGATTCGCGCAGGGGTTGAATTTGATATTTTACGGCAAATGGCGCTTAGAGCGGGGTATATGAAGAACTTAGCTCGAAGTAATGACGACGGAACGATCACAGCGGGAGTAGGGCTGTCGCCACTAAACTTATTTGAACTCGATGTCGCTGCTCGTTATACCAATGAAAACGCAATGGGAGCGTCAATTAATTTCCTTGCGACCTATTAAGCGAATGGTTATAGTCAGCTCCTCAAAATGAGGAGCTTTTTTTATGTTTGATGATCTACCCCCTCTATCCCATGAAGCACAACAGCAAGCCGTAGAAAAGATTCAAGAGTTAATGTCCCACGGCACAAGTACGGCTGAAGCAATAAAAATTGTTGCTGAGCAGATCCGCGCTGAATACGCAGAGAAACAGCAACAAAGCTAACAATCAAGTAAAAGAGAAACCAAGAAGCAGGGCACTGAAATGCTCTGCTTTTTTTGTGCCTGGCGTATTAGCAAGACGCTAGGGCGCGAAAGATTCGTGACATTGTCACTCAGAATAAACCACAAATGAGCAGATAACATAAAACCCAAAGCTATAAATGTCAGGTAAAATTTTACCAATCTAATTTTAATAAGGATGTCTAGGAAGTAAATAAGCCAATGACTAGCCAGTAAATATAAAATATAATGTTTATTTACAATGAGTTATGTTAGATGATTTATCTTTCGTGATCAAATTTTCTGATCTTGATGTAATTAACTTACACCAAGAAGAAAGCGACGATAACCGAATAGTCATTTATGCTAAAATAATTATTTTGCTACGTTGTCACATTATTTTTGTCAGATTGAATGAGCGTAACTACAAAAGGTTTGTTAACAGTAAGCACTTGCTCTTTTTAGTGTGCCTAGCTTTCAATGAGGGGGACGTTCAAGTTGAAAAGATTAATGAAGATTTCGATATTTTGGAGTAATGACTACTTTGAATTGGCTTGATTGAACTAGACTTAATCTAAGTCTATGAAAACTAATCGGGAGAAAAGTAATGAGCTATAAGCATATATTAGTCGCGGTTGATTTATCTGATTCTAGCAAAATGGTTATCGATAAAGCGATTAGTCAGGCAACAGATCCCAGCTGCAAGCTCTCTTTTGTGTACGTAGATGTCGATAGAGTTGTATTAGAACCGAAAGAAGAACAGGAATACAACAGAAAGATAAAAGCGCTTGCATCGGAATGTAAGTATCCTGTTTCTGATACGATGGTTGTCATTGGTGATCTTCACATTAAACTGAAAGGTATAGTCAAACAGGAGGGCATTGATTTAGTTGTTTGCGGTCATCATCACAACTTATTGAGTCGTTTTTTTTCCTCAGTGCCAAAACTCGCCAATGCAGTAGAAGCCGATTTATTGGTTGTGTACCTTCATGACCAATAACAAAGTCATAAACGCCGAGCTAGGTAAGCTCGGCTCTTAAGTACTCGTATTATAATTGCTTTCGCTATGGCGGAGCTAGCGAGAAATACTTGGTTTAATTCTGGTCTTTTTAGTTAAGATATCAGCCGATTCCGCATTTGACTCCATATCAAAATGTACGTTGACTTGAACGCCTTCTCGTTCAAATGTCACATCATCAAAATCGGTCATCGCGATCTTAAATCCGTTTCTAGCAAAAAGGCCTGTAACCATGGTCCGTTGTTTTATTTGTAGAGCTGACACTAATAGTTCATCCATGGTAATTCTCCTTATGAGTTGTGGGGGAATCCAACAAACATAGCTCTTATTTAATATGAAAGCAATTTAATAAATTTCTATGACAAACCGGTTTCGAGCGCATACTCTTCAAGTATCTTCGAGCGTCTTAAAACGACCCTTTATTTATTAATAGCTTAATAGTATATGGCATTTTATGTGACATAAACCAAGCTATCGCTCGTGTCGGATCTTAGGATAGACATTAATTGTTACAAATTGTCGAACTTTGCATGACGCAATAAACAAGAAACTGACAAAGGAGTAGAAGCCGATTTATTGGTTTTGTACCTTTATGACGACTAGGATCCAAAAAGCCGAACTCGTGGAGAGCGGCTTTTTTGGTTTTATCTTTAGACTAGTAGAGGGAGCTAACGAGAAAGACTTGGTATATGGTTCAAAACATCAGCCGATTCCGCATTCGACTCCATATCAAAATGTACGTTGACTTGAACGCCTTCTCGTTCAAATGTCACATCATCAAAATCGGTCATCGCAATCTTAAATCCGTTTCTCGCGAAAAATCCAGTTACCATTGTTCTCTGTTTTATTTGTAATGCAGATTCAAGTAGCTTATCCATAGTACTAATCCTTATTATTTATAGGGGAATAGAGTAAAGGTAGTACTTCAGAGTGATAAGTTCAATTGATGATGGTTCCAAAAACCGAAACACTCATTTGGACTATTTCTCAGATCGTCCTTGCTAATGCTTATCCGGCCAGATTTTGTAGTCTTTAACGGGTTGATAAACACGAGACTTTGTAGGAGAAAAATAACTGTGGTTTTATCGAATGATCTCTAGGACTGTCGCCTTAAATTGGCTTGGATAACATCGGTTGATGTCCTCAAACGAATTGGTTTCCATAAGTATAAGAGGACATTTTAAAATAGCTCATACCGTACAATTCTAAATAGCTCTTACACCTTAGGACATTTTCGCTTTGTGCTTACACCCTTTGTTATTCCCACTTTAAAATGTCCTATTGTCAGCAAAGTAGAAATGTCCGGTTAGATAAGTTGAGCAAGTAGGAGAGTCAACGTTTATTGGTACTGGCTTTGAAGGTCTCAGGGTTGATTAATACCGGGTTGATGATTCGCAACTGCTCCTGGATCGCCCGTTGTTGAGCCCGTCGTTTTGGGGCACTTTTGCTGCGTGTACGTTTCTGTTGTTGCTCGAATTCTTCTTGTTGCTGTTGGGCAAATTTTAAAACTTGTCCTAACCGTTTGTTGTCGACGATTTGAGTCTGTTGAACGTGCTCAAG
This window encodes:
- a CDS encoding conjugal transfer protein TraF, coding for MKTQSRILSTVITASLFSNVASAATYAIEARSDAMGGVGTVSASYLTAPFFNPALAAIYRRNDDAGIIVPSFGFSFDDQYELIDEIDRISKLNDSTEIENALDALAVDNQKLNFDLGGVVAVGIPNKFLSATVYGKLYTESFVQPHIDTSGAEPLDKSYVQGVSIGVAEAGVSLAKYTNYMGQHLSVGITPKLQRIYTYSYATSFNNFDAAELRENETAETMFNLDAGGLWFFGPYRLGIAAKNLIGRDVDTKSFQYDGDPIQSYEYSMRPIYTIGAGIVADYFTMSVDYDLNEEKRFSAFDDNTQMIRAGVEFDILRQMALRAGYMKNLARSNDDGTITAGVGLSPLNLFELDVAARYTNENAMGASINFLATY
- a CDS encoding universal stress protein, producing MSYKHILVAVDLSDSSKMVIDKAISQATDPSCKLSFVYVDVDRVVLEPKEEQEYNRKIKALASECKYPVSDTMVVIGDLHIKLKGIVKQEGIDLVVCGHHHNLLSRFFSSVPKLANAVEADLLVVYLHDQ
- a CDS encoding YoaH family protein encodes the protein MFDDLPPLSHEAQQQAVEKIQELMSHGTSTAEAIKIVAEQIRAEYAEKQQQS